One window of Vitis riparia cultivar Riparia Gloire de Montpellier isolate 1030 chromosome 5, EGFV_Vit.rip_1.0, whole genome shotgun sequence genomic DNA carries:
- the LOC117913785 gene encoding uncharacterized protein LOC117913785 gives MAFVSFVGRVLFASVFILSAWQEFNEFGVDGGPAAESLAPKLDVFSKHVSANVGVQVPEVEIKNLVAASIGLKGLGGLLFIFGSSLGAHLLLLHQAIVIPILYDFYNYDVDKKEFVVLFLKFTQNLALFGALLFFIGMKNSMPRRQLKKKAPKAKTV, from the exons ATGGCGTTCGTTTCTTTCGTTGGGAGAGTTCTCTTTGCTTCTGTCTTCATTCTCTCTGCTTGGCAAGA GTTTAATGAATTTGGTGTTGATGGAGGGCCTGCAGCAGAGTCATTGGCCCCGAAGTTAGATGTTTTCTCTAAACATGTGTCAGCTAATGTTGGGGTCCAAGTGCCAGAAGTAGAA ATTAAAAATTTAGTGGCTGCATCTATAGGTTTGAAAGGCCTTGGAGGCCTTCTTTTTATCTTTGGCAGTTCTCTTGGAGCGCATCTCTTG CTTCTTCATCAGGCAATCGTCATTCCTATCTTGTATGACTTTTACAACTATGATGTTGACAAGAAAGAATTTGTTGTACTCTTCCTCAAGTTCACTCAG AATTTGGCACTGTTCGGAGCATTGCTTTTTTTCATAGGCATGAAGAACTCAATGCCCAGGAGACAACTCAAGAAGAAGGCTCCAAAGGCAAAAACAGTCTAA